From Corvus cornix cornix isolate S_Up_H32 chromosome 17, ASM73873v5, whole genome shotgun sequence, the proteins below share one genomic window:
- the SLC31A2 gene encoding probable low affinity copper uptake protein 2 isoform X2, with the protein MTFYFSDTVVLLFDFWNVHNPTGMVLSVLVILLLSVLYEAVKMGKAVLLRRALLALPRSLSQEALTEPQEGDSGPAQGRWFWFHVGQTVFHVVQVVLGYMVMLAVMSYNAWIFLGAIVGSTLGYFMVYPLLGRG; encoded by the exons ATGACCTTCTACTTCTCGGACAcagtggtgctgctgtttgACTTCTGGAATGTCCACAACCCCACAG ggatggtgctctctgtgctggtgaTCCTGCTGCTGTCCGTGCTCTACGAGGCCGTGAAGATGGGCAAGGCCGTGCTGCTGCGGCGGGCGCTGCTGGCCCTGCCCCGCAGCCTCAGCCAGGAGGCCCTGACCGAGCCACAGGAGGGGGACAGCGGCCCTGCGCAGGGCAG GTGGTTTTGGTTCCACGTGGGCCAGACGGTGTTCCACGTGGTGCAGGTGGTGCTGGGCTACATGGTGATGTTGGCCGTCATGTCCTACAACGCCTGGATCTTCCTGGGGGCCATCGTGGGCTCCACGCTGGGCTATTTCATGGTGTACCCCCTGCTCGGCCGGGGCTAG
- the SLC31A2 gene encoding probable low affinity copper uptake protein 2 isoform X1: MQMTFYFSDTVVLLFDFWNVHNPTGMVLSVLVILLLSVLYEAVKMGKAVLLRRALLALPRSLSQEALTEPQEGDSGPAQGRWFWFHVGQTVFHVVQVVLGYMVMLAVMSYNAWIFLGAIVGSTLGYFMVYPLLGRG, translated from the exons ATGCAG ATGACCTTCTACTTCTCGGACAcagtggtgctgctgtttgACTTCTGGAATGTCCACAACCCCACAG ggatggtgctctctgtgctggtgaTCCTGCTGCTGTCCGTGCTCTACGAGGCCGTGAAGATGGGCAAGGCCGTGCTGCTGCGGCGGGCGCTGCTGGCCCTGCCCCGCAGCCTCAGCCAGGAGGCCCTGACCGAGCCACAGGAGGGGGACAGCGGCCCTGCGCAGGGCAG GTGGTTTTGGTTCCACGTGGGCCAGACGGTGTTCCACGTGGTGCAGGTGGTGCTGGGCTACATGGTGATGTTGGCCGTCATGTCCTACAACGCCTGGATCTTCCTGGGGGCCATCGTGGGCTCCACGCTGGGCTATTTCATGGTGTACCCCCTGCTCGGCCGGGGCTAG